From the genome of Hymenobacter sp. PAMC 26628, one region includes:
- a CDS encoding YqgE/AlgH family protein, giving the protein MTPGTLLISQPFLGDPNFERSVVLVCRDERASGTFGLVLNHRTELTLSDVLKLPLGPASPAAALPLYLGGPVEPDTLHYLHRRPDVPGATALGQDVYWGGDFPVLLDLLTTGALDAADVRLFVGYAGWGPGQLAAERQARSWVTHPASAGKVFTLATDAFWRAILREKGGRFQAWANYPVDPRLN; this is encoded by the coding sequence ATGACGCCCGGCACGCTCCTCATCTCGCAGCCCTTCCTGGGCGACCCCAATTTCGAGCGCAGCGTGGTGCTGGTGTGCCGCGACGAGCGCGCCAGTGGCACCTTCGGCCTCGTGCTCAACCACCGCACCGAGCTGACGCTCAGCGACGTGCTGAAATTGCCGCTGGGCCCGGCCTCGCCCGCCGCCGCGCTGCCGCTTTACCTCGGGGGGCCCGTGGAGCCCGATACGCTGCACTACCTGCACCGCCGCCCCGACGTGCCCGGGGCCACCGCGCTGGGCCAGGACGTGTACTGGGGCGGCGATTTTCCGGTGCTGCTGGATTTGCTCACCACCGGGGCCCTGGACGCAGCCGACGTGCGCTTGTTTGTGGGCTACGCGGGCTGGGGCCCCGGGCAGCTGGCCGCCGAGCGGCAGGCCCGCAGCTGGGTCACGCACCCGGCAAGCGCCGGGAAAGTGTTTACTTTGGCAACGGATGCGTTCTGGCGGGCGATTTTGCGGGAGAAGGGCGGACGCTTCCAGGCCTGGGCCAACTACCCGGTTGACCCGCGCTTAAACTGA
- a CDS encoding glyoxalase superfamily protein: MVAPVFRILNYAQGPFFYAAWLGFRIGCADRPIGASVSLQVARADVVLHLSGNSTDGAPGNRTYLPPPSCPGPSGTSGCWKWL; the protein is encoded by the coding sequence ATGGTAGCACCTGTTTTTCGCATCCTCAATTACGCCCAGGGCCCGTTTTTTTACGCCGCTTGGCTGGGCTTTCGCATCGGCTGTGCCGACCGACCTATTGGGGCCTCTGTCTCCCTGCAAGTGGCGCGAGCCGATGTGGTGCTGCACCTCAGCGGTAATTCCACCGACGGGGCCCCGGGTAACCGCACTTATTTGCCGCCCCCGTCCTGTCCAGGGCCGAGTGGAACGAGCGGGTGCTGGAAATGGCTGTAA
- a CDS encoding right-handed parallel beta-helix repeat-containing protein, whose product MDLKRINRRAAAALAGAGLLLAAAPRPGPPAVLRKDLKKDFGAVGDGRTNDQAAFGRAAAFFNARALTPDGAAPAVLFVPRGVYVVGAQAAGPNGYRWGADVLPLVGCRNLTVAGVDSGRTEIHYAAGLPYGSFDPATGRAFQPPGYFTDRAYAASGGTCVRLERCENVVVADLALNGNSPQLAVGGAWGDTGIQLPFDGVFVADSRGVTLRRVAVHHFGRDGAQVLNHLATGLADPARENIRFENSTFDYNGRQGLSLTGVHGFRAENCSFSHTARAHNAGLGRAVFSNPAAGVDVEPEGGTVAHLAFVGCRFVDNGGQGLVSDRPAGPHPPATADVRLVDCTLWGTTNWSAWVTQPGFAFENCRVYGAFVHGCAAATAAEATRFTGCTFEDRPYAGRPALGPGLLLSDRHARGLRFAGCRFVAARGALLRAVPLAVDAADSAAAFHFRACVFEWNASGAVGPAALLAGPVFSGTTVFRNGPEPAARLAGAPASRAAAFVFGDARAPLPAVLQAPGRLELRVRRAGTLVRGHFDVGRGPGRATDSAQVAVGAGHTLALAAAEAGDTATLYLGPTARLVVERGGALELRRYARVVVAGELVVEAGAYYARDPLATVRTVGRGQLRVSSAAVLALPPAAQR is encoded by the coding sequence ATGGATTTAAAAAGAATAAACCGCCGCGCCGCCGCGGCGCTGGCCGGGGCCGGTCTGCTGCTGGCCGCCGCACCCCGCCCGGGGCCCCCGGCCGTGCTGCGCAAGGACCTGAAAAAGGACTTCGGGGCGGTGGGAGACGGCCGCACCAACGACCAGGCGGCGTTTGGGCGGGCGGCGGCGTTCTTCAACGCCCGCGCCCTTACGCCGGACGGGGCCGCCCCGGCGGTGCTGTTCGTGCCCCGGGGCGTGTACGTGGTGGGGGCGCAGGCGGCGGGCCCCAACGGCTACCGCTGGGGCGCCGACGTGCTGCCGCTGGTGGGCTGCCGCAACCTCACGGTGGCGGGCGTCGACAGCGGCCGCACGGAAATTCACTACGCCGCCGGCCTGCCCTACGGCTCGTTTGACCCCGCCACCGGCCGGGCGTTTCAGCCGCCGGGCTACTTCACCGACCGGGCCTACGCGGCCAGCGGCGGCACGTGCGTGCGGCTCGAGCGCTGCGAAAACGTGGTGGTGGCCGACTTGGCCCTTAATGGCAACAGCCCGCAGCTAGCGGTGGGGGGCGCCTGGGGCGACACGGGCATTCAGTTGCCTTTCGACGGGGTGTTCGTGGCCGACTCGCGCGGGGTGACGCTGCGCCGGGTGGCCGTGCACCACTTCGGCCGCGACGGCGCGCAGGTGCTCAACCACCTGGCCACGGGCCTGGCCGATCCGGCGCGGGAAAACATCCGGTTCGAAAATTCCACCTTCGACTACAACGGCCGCCAGGGCCTCTCGCTGACGGGGGTGCACGGCTTCCGGGCCGAAAACTGCAGCTTCAGCCACACGGCCCGGGCCCACAACGCCGGGCTGGGCCGGGCCGTGTTCTCGAACCCCGCCGCGGGCGTCGACGTCGAGCCCGAGGGCGGCACCGTGGCCCACCTGGCTTTCGTGGGCTGCCGCTTCGTCGACAACGGCGGCCAGGGCCTGGTGTCGGACCGGCCGGCCGGCCCGCACCCCCCCGCCACGGCCGACGTGCGGCTGGTGGACTGCACGCTCTGGGGCACCACCAACTGGTCGGCGTGGGTGACGCAGCCAGGCTTCGCATTCGAAAATTGCCGGGTGTACGGGGCCTTTGTGCACGGCTGCGCCGCGGCCACGGCCGCCGAGGCCACGCGCTTCACTGGCTGCACTTTTGAGGACCGGCCTTACGCGGGCCGCCCAGCCCTGGGGCCCGGCCTGCTGCTTTCCGACCGCCACGCCCGTGGCCTGCGCTTTGCCGGCTGCCGCTTCGTTGCGGCCCGCGGGGCTTTGCTGCGCGCCGTGCCGCTGGCCGTGGATGCGGCCGATTCGGCCGCCGCGTTCCACTTCCGCGCGTGCGTGTTCGAATGGAACGCGTCCGGGGCCGTGGGCCCGGCGGCCCTGCTGGCGGGACCGGTGTTCAGCGGCACCACCGTGTTCCGTAACGGCCCGGAGCCGGCCGCCCGGCTGGCCGGGGCCCCGGCCAGCCGGGCGGCCGCGTTTGTCTTCGGTGATGCGCGGGCGCCCTTGCCGGCGGTGCTGCAAGCCCCGGGCCGGCTGGAGCTGCGGGTGCGCCGCGCGGGTACCCTCGTGCGGGGCCACTTTGACGTGGGCCGGGGCCCCGGCCGGGCCACCGATTCGGCCCAGGTGGCGGTGGGGGCGGGGCACACCCTAGCCCTAGCTGCTGCCGAAGCCGGTGACACGGCCACGCTTTACCTCGGGCCCACGGCCCGGCTGGTCGTCGAGCGGGGCGGGGCCCTGGAGTTGCGGCGCTACGCTCGCGTGGTGGTGGCTGGCGAGCTGGTGGTGGAAGCCGGAGCCTACTACGCCCGCGACCCGCTGGCCACCGTGCGCACCGTAGGCCGGGGGCAACTTCGGGTGTCGTCCGCGGCCGTGCTGGCCCTGCCGCCTGCGGCCCAGCGGTAG
- a CDS encoding DUF349 domain-containing protein encodes MSTEQTPQAPQSGGPQPGGEDRMSILERRLAEIQAQNAAPAPEPAPSAAPEPGTPEAAAAAETAHHVPDAVTVDGADVSAPQARATAHYGDAAPDAAALPAVEAVEEAAPVAEAPVVEAEAPVAEAPHGHTVEEAAPLPTVALHSAEELLDAPEGVATLPTSSETPLDDAPADPAALALPEVPAVGAQPEANAAEAEEAHALSAAEGAPAAPVAEAPAAPVALESPDFTALDLPAQAQYLVQELRGPNAQRNRKTVLDLVRQYEANVGHARSAARQKFAEGGADAEAFAFQQPEGQLELNKALQEFREGRAKNAKAEDASRGDNLAKKQQLLDQLRQLVEAAETKDSSAKLKALQGEWKSTGPVPQTDSQPIWDTYHGLLDIYYSKQGRFLEMKDLDRRRNQEAKENLIKRAEGLMALTGINKALDELTKLHEDWKNIGPVPNDQRESLWQRFIAASDALHQRRKEFSDGRSVQEKANLVVKKALLERIQPFAEFDTDRVNLWRSKTDELQEIKAEWEAAGLVPRAQADALNKQYWAAYKAFFNRKNDFFKSLDNEKSANVKAKQALIDQAEEAQNNPDAEAARAVVMRIQKEWKDVGRVPDKLADKLWHRFRNACDAVFDRPKHEARQREEKATASSGEQLAYLEQVAQQVGALGDENPATLEGFRAVLADWSEAFDAAGTGDRSEEQLLGLLGQYLAAVPGLSYAERAELLFQAEVARLKARPQAQQQLTRKEMALRKEINELENDHATLQTNLAFFARSKNAAQLREEYEGRMAEGQKRIDVLKKQLKTVRA; translated from the coding sequence ATGTCAACCGAACAAACCCCCCAGGCCCCGCAGTCGGGCGGCCCCCAGCCCGGGGGCGAGGACCGCATGAGTATTCTCGAACGCCGCTTGGCTGAAATTCAGGCCCAAAACGCCGCCCCGGCCCCGGAGCCCGCCCCCAGCGCCGCCCCGGAGCCCGGCACGCCCGAAGCCGCCGCCGCTGCCGAAACCGCCCACCACGTGCCCGACGCCGTGACGGTGGACGGCGCCGACGTGTCGGCCCCGCAGGCCCGCGCCACGGCCCACTACGGCGACGCCGCGCCCGACGCTGCCGCCCTGCCCGCTGTAGAGGCGGTGGAGGAAGCGGCCCCCGTGGCTGAGGCCCCAGTTGTTGAAGCTGAGGCCCCAGTGGCTGAGGCCCCCCACGGCCACACCGTGGAGGAAGCCGCCCCGCTGCCCACCGTGGCGTTGCACAGCGCCGAGGAGTTGCTCGACGCCCCTGAAGGCGTGGCTACGCTGCCCACCTCGTCGGAAACGCCCCTGGACGACGCCCCCGCCGACCCTGCCGCGCTGGCGCTGCCGGAAGTGCCCGCTGTGGGCGCGCAGCCCGAAGCCAACGCCGCCGAGGCCGAAGAAGCCCACGCATTATCGGCGGCCGAAGGGGCCCCCGCGGCTCCGGTCGCTGAGGCGCCCGCCGCGCCGGTGGCCCTGGAATCTCCCGACTTCACGGCCCTCGATTTGCCCGCCCAGGCCCAGTACCTGGTGCAGGAGCTGCGGGGCCCCAACGCCCAGCGGAACCGTAAAACCGTGCTCGACCTCGTGCGCCAGTACGAGGCCAACGTGGGCCACGCCCGCTCTGCTGCCCGCCAGAAATTTGCCGAAGGCGGGGCCGATGCCGAAGCCTTTGCCTTCCAGCAGCCCGAGGGCCAGTTGGAGCTGAACAAAGCACTGCAAGAGTTCCGCGAGGGCCGCGCCAAAAACGCCAAGGCCGAAGACGCCAGCCGCGGCGATAACCTGGCCAAGAAGCAGCAGCTGCTCGACCAGCTCCGCCAGTTGGTGGAAGCCGCCGAAACCAAGGACAGCTCGGCCAAACTCAAGGCCTTGCAAGGCGAGTGGAAGTCCACCGGTCCGGTGCCGCAAACCGACAGCCAGCCCATCTGGGACACCTACCACGGCCTGCTCGACATCTATTACAGCAAGCAGGGCCGCTTCCTGGAAATGAAGGACCTGGACCGCCGCCGCAACCAGGAGGCTAAGGAAAACCTTATCAAGCGGGCTGAGGGCCTGATGGCCCTCACCGGCATCAACAAGGCCCTCGACGAGCTGACCAAGCTGCACGAGGACTGGAAAAACATCGGGCCCGTGCCCAACGATCAGCGCGAGTCGCTGTGGCAGCGCTTCATCGCTGCCTCCGACGCCCTGCACCAGCGCCGCAAGGAGTTTTCCGACGGCCGCTCGGTGCAGGAAAAAGCCAACCTAGTGGTGAAAAAAGCCCTGCTCGAGCGCATTCAGCCCTTCGCCGAGTTCGACACGGACCGCGTAAACCTGTGGCGCTCGAAAACCGACGAGCTCCAGGAAATCAAGGCTGAATGGGAAGCCGCCGGCCTCGTGCCCCGCGCCCAGGCCGATGCCCTCAACAAGCAGTACTGGGCCGCCTACAAGGCGTTCTTCAACCGCAAAAACGATTTCTTTAAGTCGCTCGACAACGAGAAATCGGCCAACGTGAAAGCCAAGCAGGCCCTTATCGACCAGGCCGAGGAAGCCCAGAACAACCCCGACGCCGAGGCCGCCCGTGCCGTCGTCATGCGCATTCAGAAGGAGTGGAAGGACGTGGGCCGCGTGCCCGACAAGCTGGCCGACAAGCTCTGGCACCGCTTCCGCAACGCCTGCGACGCCGTGTTTGACCGGCCCAAGCACGAGGCCCGGCAGCGCGAAGAGAAGGCCACGGCTTCCTCGGGTGAGCAGCTGGCCTACCTCGAGCAAGTGGCCCAGCAAGTGGGGGCCCTCGGCGACGAGAATCCCGCCACGCTGGAAGGCTTCCGCGCCGTGCTGGCCGACTGGTCGGAGGCGTTCGACGCCGCCGGTACCGGCGACCGCAGCGAAGAGCAGCTGCTCGGGCTGCTGGGCCAGTACCTAGCCGCGGTGCCCGGCCTGAGCTACGCCGAGCGCGCCGAGTTGTTGTTCCAGGCCGAAGTCGCCCGCCTTAAGGCGCGGCCCCAGGCTCAGCAGCAGCTCACGCGCAAGGAAATGGCCCTGCGCAAGGAAATTAACGAGCTGGAAAACGACCACGCCACGCTGCAAACTAACCTGGCGTTCTTCGCCCGTTCCAAAAACGCGGCCCAGCTGCGCGAGGAGTACGAGGGCCGCATGGCCGAAGGCCAAAAGCGCATCGACGTACTCAAAAAACAGCTGAAAACGGTGCGCGCTTAA